The genomic segment GCACGACCGCGGACGGCACAGCACACGACGCACAACGCACGACGACACCATCAGCGGAGGCCACAGTGCCGGAGGCAGCAGCGGGAACGGGAGCCGGAACGGCCGTGTTCAGCGAGCACCGGGCGCGGGAGGTGCTGGCGGCCGCCGGGCACCCCGGGGCGGCGGCCGACGCGCCACTGATCGCGTTCGGCGAGAACGCCGTCCTGGCGCTCGGCGACGACGGGCCGGTCGTCAAGATCGGCCGCAGCCCCGAACTGCTCGGCCGTGCCCGCCGCGAACTGGGCATCGCCCACTGGCTCGCCGAGCAGAACCTGCCCTCCGTGCGGCCCGCCGAGCCCGAGGCGCGACTCGTGGACGGGCACCCGGTGACGTACTGGTACCGGCTGCCGGCGGCCGTCCGGCCGGCCCGCGCCGCCGACCTCGCGGAGCTGCTGAAGATGGTGCACGCCCTGCCGGATCCCCCCTTCGCCCTGCCCCGCCGGGAACTGCTGAGCGGCGTCGAGCGCTGGCTGCGGCTCGCCGGTGACGCGATCGACCCGGCCGACGCCGCCTATCTGCGGGAGCGCCGCGACCGGTTCGCGGAGACCGCGGCCGGGCTGGTGCCCCGGCTGGCACCCGGCCCGATCCACGGCGACGCGCTCCCCCGCAATGTGCACATCGGCCCGGACGGCCCCGTGCTCGTCGATCTGGAGACCTTCTCCCACGATCTGCGCGAGCACGACCTGGTGGTGATGGCCCTCTCCCGGGACCGGTACGGCCTCCCGGCCGAGGAGTACACGGCCTTCACCCGCGGCTACGGCTGGGATGTGCGCGAGTGGGACGGCTGCGCCCTGCTGCGCGGCGCCCGGGAGACGGCCAGCTGCGCCTGGGTCGCCCAGAGCGCCCCGGGCAACCCGGCGGCGCTGGCGGAGTTCCGCCGCCGGGTTGCCTCACTGCGCGAGGGCGACTCCGAGGTCCGCTGGCACCCGTTCTGACCGCGCCGGGCCGGCGGACACGCCGGACGCCGGCTTGCCCCTGCGGGCCGTCGGACCCTGCGGGGGCGGCTCCCACCGCGCCGGACGGACCGGCGCGGAGAACGGGGACCGTGGGGAACGGGGACCGTGAGGCCCGGAGGACCCAGGCACCGAGAGGGCCGGGCGTCCCCCCGCGACGGAGAATCGGGTCAGCCCCCCGCGCTCCCGGCCTCGGCGCCGCCTCCCGGCACCGGGCCGCCCACGCGCTCCCGCTGGGCGGGGATCAGCGGCCAGGCCCGCTCCACATGGGCCCGCGGATCGGACGTCCGGCGCAGATAGCGCTGGAAGGAGGCCGCCTGGTCCGCCGCCGCCCGTATCTGGAGGTCGTGGAGCGCCGCCGGTTCCAGTGAGCCGACCGAGGCGTGCCGCCGGCCGATGCACGCGGCGACACCGGCGGCCGCGAAGGCGTCCGCCCCGGCGTCGTGAGCCCCCGTCAGCGGGATGTCGTAGTGCTCGCAGAGCGCCTGCAGGGTCCGCTTCCCCTTGCGGTAGCGGTCCACGTGCTTGTCGAGGACGAGAGGGTCGATCACCGGGCCCGGTTCCCGGCCGAGCCGGTCCGCGAGCGGGGTGATGCCGTACCGCCGGCACTCCCGGTCCAGCAGGGAGAGGTCGTAGCGGGCGTTCATGACCGCCAACGGCCGCCCGGAGCGCAGCACTTCGGCGACGGCTGCCACGATCTCCGCCACGCCGGCGGCCGCCGGAAGACCGTCCCGCACGGCGCGCTCGGTGGTGATGCCGTGGATCGCGGCGGCCTCCCCGGGCACCGGGATGCCCGGGTCGAGCAGCCAGGTCCGTACGGCACCGGCCCGGCCGTCCGGCGTCAGCTCCGCGAGCGCGGCCGTCACGATGCGGTCCGTCTCGATGTCGGTGCCCGTCGTCTCCAGGTCGAACCCGATCAGCGCTTCCCGGTGCCACCCCATGACGGCTCTCCTTCTGTTGTGCGTCCCCCGATGTGCTCCACTCTCCCACCGGCCACTGACAGCGCGCCCGTTGGCGCCGGGAGCCGGACCGCCGGCCGCGGGCCGGCCGGGGACGCGGCCGCCGGCCCGGCCGGCCCGGAGTTCAGGACACCGGCCGGGAGTCGGCCCAGGCGCTCTCGAACTCCTCGCGGTAGGTGTCGAAAAGCCCCGCTTCCCGCTCCTTCCCGCCGTCCTCCCGCAGCGTCTGCCGCCGCCCGCCCCGCAGCACGAACACGGGTGCCTCCATGCCCCGCGCGCGGCGCAGATAGGGCTGCACCACCGCCAGGCCGTCCGAGCCGTCGCCGTTGACGAGGTAGGCGGTGAAGCGCGGGGTCTCGTCGAAGACGTTGATCTGGAAGGCCCCGGTGTCCCGCAGCCTCGCCCGCACCCGCCGCATGTGGAGGATGTTCATCTCGACGGAGCGGCTCAGCTCGTTCTTCTTCAGGCCGAGTTCGCGCTCGCGGCGGCGCACGGCGCTGCTGGCCGGGTTGAGGAAGAGCAGCCGGGTGCGGCACCCGGCCTCGGCGAGCCGGACGAGCCGCCGCCCGGAGTAGTTCTGCACCAGCAGGTTGAGGCCGATGCCGATCCCGTCGAGCCGGCGGGCACCGCCGAAGAGGTCCTCGGCGGGCAGCTGCCGCTGGAGCCGGACCCGGTCCGGGTGGACGCCGACGACGTCCGCGTAGCGGTCGCCGACCAGGTCCTCCACGGCGTCGACGGGCAGCCGGTCGGACGACGGGGCGCCGGCCCCGGTGCCGAGGATGCGGAGCAGCCGGGCGGAGGCCCGCTCGGCCTGCGCCAGGACGGCCTCGGACAGGGCCCGGTTGCGGGAGACGACGTTGCGCGCCACCTCCAGCTCGTCCAGGGCGAGTTCGAGGTCGCGGCGGTCGTCGAGATAGGGCTCGAAGCACGGCCAGTGCTGCACCATCAGCTCGCGCAGCTGCGGCAGGGTCAGGAAGCTGAGGACGTTGTCGTCGGCCGGGTCGAGCAGATAGCCCTTCCGCCGGCTGACCTCGCGGACGGCGACGGCGCGCTGCACCCATTCGTGCCCGGCGGGCCCGGCGGCGGCCACCACCCACTCGTCGCCGTGCACCGGTTCGTAGATCGGCCGGAGGACCGCGGCGACGACCGCGCGCAGCCGCTGCTCGACGAGATTCAGCCATATGTAGGCCCGTCCGGCCCGGCGGGCGCGTGTCCGCACCTCGTTCCAGGCGTCGGGGCCCCAGTCCAGCTCCGCACCGATCTCCATCGGCCGGGCCAGGGACACCGCGCCGGGAGGGACGTCCGTGGCGCCGCCGTCCTGACCACTGTCACCAGGTGGCAGCTCCAACCCGCCCGAGCTCACCTGTGCACCGCCTTCCGCCCCCGGGTCTTCGATCACCGGAGCCTACTGCGTGCGCGGGAGCCGGTGCACCCGGAACCCCGACGGGAACCGTGAGGGATCGATGACGGACCGCCACCCCCGGAGGACAACGGCGCGTCATTGCCCCCACTTGCCCAGCTGTCCTGGTTTTCCCCTGTAAAACAGCATAGGGAGCAGAAGGCCCCGGCCGGAGGACGAGGAGAAACCGTAGGAGGATGCTCCCTTTTCACGAGAGATCTGACGAAAGCGCCCCGGCGCGCCGCTGGTTGGGCGAGGATTCCTGTCCTGCCGGGGCCATCCCGTCCCGCGGAGCCCGGATCAGGAGTGGAAGAGTCGACATCATGCAGGTCTGGCCCGGACAGGCGTATCCTCTCGGCGCGACGTACGACGGCGCCGGCACCAACTTCGCGGTCTTCTCGGAAACCGCACGGAGAATCGAGTTGTGCCTGCTGCACGACGACGGTTCGGAGACGGCGGTGGAACTCCGCGAGTCGGACGCCTTCGTGCGGCACGCCTATCTGCCGGGCATCATGCCGGGCCAGCGGTACGGCTTCCGGGTCCACGGCCCGTACGATCCCGGGCGCGGCCACCGCTGCAACTCGGCCAAACTTCTGCTCGATCCGTACGCCAAGGCGATGAGCGGCAGCATCGACTGGAACGAAGCGGTCTACGGCTACCACTTCGGCAAGCCGCACGAGCGGAACGATCTCGACTCGGCACCGCACACGATGGCGTCGGTCGTGATCAACCCCTACTTCGACTGGGGCGACGACCGGCCGCCGCGCACGGACTACCACCGCACCGTGCTCTACGAGGCCCACGTCAAGGGCCTGACGATGACGCACCCGGCGCTGCCGGAGGAGATGCGCGGCACCTACGCCGGGCTGGCGCACCCCGCGATCATCGAGCATCTGACCGAGCTCGGGGTGACGGCACTCGAACTGATGCCCGTACATCAGTTCGTCCACGACCACCGGCTGGTCGATGTCGGGCTCGCCAACTACTGGGGCTACAACACCATCGGTTTCTTCGCCCCGCACAACGCCTACGCCTCCTGGGGCGACCGGGGCCAGCAGGTGCTGGAGTTCAAGTCGGCGGTGCGGGCGCTCCACCAGGCCGGGATCGAGGTGATCCTCGACGTGGTCTACAACCACACGGCCGAGGGCAACCACCTGGGCCC from the Streptomyces xinghaiensis S187 genome contains:
- a CDS encoding SAV2148 family HEPN domain-containing protein, with the translated sequence MSSGGLELPPGDSGQDGGATDVPPGAVSLARPMEIGAELDWGPDAWNEVRTRARRAGRAYIWLNLVEQRLRAVVAAVLRPIYEPVHGDEWVVAAAGPAGHEWVQRAVAVREVSRRKGYLLDPADDNVLSFLTLPQLRELMVQHWPCFEPYLDDRRDLELALDELEVARNVVSRNRALSEAVLAQAERASARLLRILGTGAGAPSSDRLPVDAVEDLVGDRYADVVGVHPDRVRLQRQLPAEDLFGGARRLDGIGIGLNLLVQNYSGRRLVRLAEAGCRTRLLFLNPASSAVRRRERELGLKKNELSRSVEMNILHMRRVRARLRDTGAFQINVFDETPRFTAYLVNGDGSDGLAVVQPYLRRARGMEAPVFVLRGGRRQTLREDGGKEREAGLFDTYREEFESAWADSRPVS
- a CDS encoding aminoglycoside phosphotransferase family protein, whose protein sequence is MPEAAAGTGAGTAVFSEHRAREVLAAAGHPGAAADAPLIAFGENAVLALGDDGPVVKIGRSPELLGRARRELGIAHWLAEQNLPSVRPAEPEARLVDGHPVTYWYRLPAAVRPARAADLAELLKMVHALPDPPFALPRRELLSGVERWLRLAGDAIDPADAAYLRERRDRFAETAAGLVPRLAPGPIHGDALPRNVHIGPDGPVLVDLETFSHDLREHDLVVMALSRDRYGLPAEEYTAFTRGYGWDVREWDGCALLRGARETASCAWVAQSAPGNPAALAEFRRRVASLREGDSEVRWHPF
- a CDS encoding exonuclease domain-containing protein; the encoded protein is MGWHREALIGFDLETTGTDIETDRIVTAALAELTPDGRAGAVRTWLLDPGIPVPGEAAAIHGITTERAVRDGLPAAAGVAEIVAAVAEVLRSGRPLAVMNARYDLSLLDRECRRYGITPLADRLGREPGPVIDPLVLDKHVDRYRKGKRTLQALCEHYDIPLTGAHDAGADAFAAAGVAACIGRRHASVGSLEPAALHDLQIRAAADQAASFQRYLRRTSDPRAHVERAWPLIPAQRERVGGPVPGGGAEAGSAGG